In one Drosophila pseudoobscura strain MV-25-SWS-2005 chromosome X, UCI_Dpse_MV25, whole genome shotgun sequence genomic region, the following are encoded:
- the LOC6901991 gene encoding microtubule-associated protein futsch isoform X3, whose amino-acid sequence MSSPNNSPNKKNSLQCESRISLRRSGGTQNDLVNKLQHLRPGFGLGAPVRRYLPAVFGVIDGGTHPRSILRDQTHQTDATEVKNFRQAHPRRQSRGRQQLQIANVPEENIADVSAPSFEMKKPSQRSNMVEAPVASGHTVETVYTEIFDSFPDPRDMMTPGTSLQIRDKSLGQKTTHRKVTTHRDSNGNITSRIEETTTVCTAPRDRPPSITRRINFSTEDVSKNVSDETMLMLHDDSRPRTLIGERYMPSEYPGGQGPLQYRDRSSQREKLEAEPAHSFNGISGATRQWRAPRTIGFLNDQTIPSYVAYTTGFSDRAQQTWPSAYSEQQRRKRRSQGTAPDRTSFPDRSQQGPSENLESDHRRFRSQSPDGRRSQFQEDLSSATRQRSLSQGSNPRRQQISQQSQNINNNSAPQFNDSPPRGEVSPSSRSPNGNAQPKSVSGDLDEEYAPFRNEAGSIKRSNDSVNKGSVKVTDEVLDDVTMPSSGEAATSSHRHVTLPSGDLREVSAREQIGDESAPTFASSDHRNTNSQRRSMPSSNIFDESAPTFDSTGRGTAYSQRQSMPSQNIIDESAPTFESTGRGTAYSQRQSLPANTQRKSMASANIWDESEPTFERTSPGTAHTQRKTLPSGTHRRSRPSQNICHESCPKFNCSGDEPVPTQFQTMPSQNINDESEPTFEGTGRGTAYSQRQSMPSQNIFDESAPTFESTGRGTAYTQRQSLPAQTQRKSMPSANIWDESEPTFESSSPGTALRQRKTLPSRTQRQSMPLENICAETCPNFNCSVVEPSTIQWQAMPSQNINDESAPTFESTGRGTGYSQRQSMGPAAQTRSMASENINDESEPTFDSTGRGTEYSQGKSMGPAAQTRSMPSENINDESEPTFDSTGRGTAYSQRQPMGESTQRQSSLSKNLNDESAPTFESTGPETADSQRQTMPSQNINDESAPTFESTGRGTGHSQRQPIAESTQRQSSLSKNLNDESEPTFESTGPETADSQRQTMPSENINDESEPTFDTTGRGTAYSQRQPMGESTQRQSSLSKNLNDESAPPFESTGPETADSQRQTMPSQNINDESAPTFESTGRGTTYSQRQPMGESTQRQSSLSKNLNDESAPTFESTGPETADSQRQTMPSHNINDESEPTFDSTGPVTEYSQRQSMGPAAQTRSMPSENINNESAPTFEGTGPGTEYSQGKSMPSANIWDESAPNFESSSPGSALGQRKTLPSSTQRQSKPSDNTCAESCPNVNCSVVEPSTIQWQAMPSQNINDESAPTFESTGPETADSQRRAMPSQNINDVSQPTFESTGRGTEYSQRKSMPSQNINDESAPTFESTGRGTGHSQRQPIAESTQRQSTLSKNLNNESEPTYESTGPETADSQRQSMPSENINDESAPTFESTGRGTEYSQRKSIASEKKKRQNINDESAPTFESTVPGTEHSQRQSMAAAVQKRSMPSENMNAESEPIFESTGPESAKSQGQSTSSENINDESAPSFESTGRGAEHSQRQSMPSQNIDDESAPTFEITGPGTEYSPGPSMPSQNINDESAPTFDSTGRGTEYSQRQPMSESTQRQSSLSKNLNDESAPTFESTGPETADSQRRLPSHNINDESEPTFDSTGPVTEYSQRQSMGPAAQTRSMPSENINNESAPTFEGTGPGTEYSQGKSMPSANIWDESAPNFESSSPGSALGQRKTLPSSTQKQSKPSDNTCAESCPNVNCSVVEPSTIQWQAMPSQNINDESAPTFESTGPETAGSQRQAMPSQNIHDVSAPTFESTGRGTEYSQRQPMAESTQRQATPSQNLNDESEPTFESTGPETADSQRQAMPSQNINDESAPTFESTGRGTEYSQRQPMAESTHRQATPSQNLNDESEPAFESTGLETAGSQRQAMPSQNINDESAPTFESTGSTGTEYSQRQPMAESTQRQATPSQNLNDESEPAFESTGPETAGSQRQAMPSQNINDESAPTFESTGSTGTEYSQRQPMAESTQRQATPSQNLNDESEPTFESTGPETADSQRQAMPSQNINDESAPTFESTGRGTEYSQRQPMAESTQRQATPSQYLNDESEPTFESTGPETADSQRQAMPSQNINDESAPTFESTGRGTEYSQRQPMAESTQRQDMPSQNLNDESEPTFESTGPETADSQRQAMPSQNINDESAPTFESTGRGTEYSQRQPMAESTQRQATPSQYLNDESEPTFESTGPETADSQRQAMPSQNINDESAPTFESIGETNEKIEMDDEWMSEYDEVGGVKRRKISRGQQVSMPSQNIPVPRFMPSGGEVSGAARSTARPEGTMPSRNPFVLQMTNECVANETIQPLPYVSEQPPLVAYQQTEQRGRPVPQRVSYASFSTGLLGNVNTLSHPSDTGGNQSCMCDGKREHSLGQTWTDRMDRSTTNKIDDVSMKAFNNLSVTPHHLLQMPKTCLDIATETPLQRRSQSLEYTPSENDSESDFLTCKSSTDLRQEDKGAIPCGICERVSSDRYFQSMDVGPHGQVVQGVTVTTSMSIISGTRLNQDQRMRAEVEMPNSMTNYDSIDQVMQSTGHKSTGTTTQNSCSMEHQNQNQKMSAEDEMLQSGRKNGYSNRSINGFDSMINYVSFDQVMQSTGHQSAGTPTQNNCSMEQQNYQPNQPCPGCPTGASHAMQIQRAWEQGFTICGSRLVTSPITITNYHSTGTTTQNDHSLKKRDFNPTGFAAECDQTSYNSVQACTCLQSQGGGSAFPVELPFGCSPDSESEFDSETECNADGFTARSSSPDEVEAGPHYDDYKDVEECNDDDNDDRSPGAYLNPSKAVLNSGANNCNCPLKSEDDSNARPYRPLRGSPGPFFYAVQDTGMWGITSAFLPEPAIAISPCLNGPCSLDSERTDDYQSARSSISNEEDRGPYRPPCWVYPSPIRMLFDGLVRLGESL is encoded by the exons ATGAG CTCCCCGAATAATAGtccgaacaaaaaaaattcgcTGCAATGTGAGAGCAG GATCAGTCTCCGACGCAGCGGTGGAACGCAAAACGATCTCGTAAATAAACTGCAGCATTTGCGTCCGGGATTCGGTCTCGGCGCGCCGGTACGCCGGTACCTTCCCGCCGTGTTCGGTGTCATAGACGGCGGCACCCATCCGCGCAGCATCCTACGCGATCAGACCC ATCAAACCGATGCAACGGAGGTGAAGAACTTCCGGCAGGCCCACCCGCGACGCCAGTCCCGTGGCCGACAGCAGCTTCAAATAGCCAATGTTCCGGAGGAAAATATAGCAGATGTGTCGGCACCCAGCTTTGAAATGAAAAAGCCCTCTCAACGATCCAATATGGTGGAGGCGCCGGTGGCCAGCGGCCACACGGTCGAGACCGTGTATACGGAAATTTTCGATAGCTTTCCGGACCCCAGGGATATGATGACGCCCGGCACGTCCTTACAGATTAGAGACAAATCCCTTGGCCAGAAG ACTACCCACCGCAAGGTCACTACGCATCGTGACTCCAACGGAAATATTACTAGTCGCATTGAGGAGACGACCACAGTGTGCACTGCGCCCCGGGATAGGCCACCGTCCATTACACGGCGCATTAACTTCTCCACAGAGGATGTGTCTAAAAACGTGTCGGACGAAACGATGCTCATGCTCCACGATGACTCTAGGCCAAGGACGCTTATAGGAGAGAGATACATGCCCAGCGAGTATCCGGGTGGACAAGGACCTCTTCAATATCGCGATCGCAGCTCACAGCGCGAGAAATTGGAGGCCGAACCAGCGCATTCTTTCAATGGTATTTCGGGAGCTACTCGCCAATGGCGAGCACCCAGGACTATCGGGTTCCTGAATGACCAGACAATACCGTCTTATGTGGCATACACCACCGGCTTCTCTGACAGGGCACAACAGACGTGGCCCAGTGCCTACAGTGAACAGCAACGGCGAAAAAGGAGATCCCAAGGAACGGCTCCGGACCGGACCAGTTTCCCGGACAGGTCACAACAAGGTCCAAGCGAAAACTTAGAAAGTGATCACCGAAGATTCCGATCTCAAAGTCCAGATGGCAGACGCAGTCAGTTTCAAGAGGACCTCAGTTCCGCGACCCGCCAACGAAGCTTGTCGCAAGGCTCAAATCCCAGAAGGCAGCAGATATCACAGCAGTCGCAGAATATAAACAATAATTCTGCTCCTCAATTCAACGACAGTCCACCCAGAGGAGAGGTTTCGCCTTCTTCGAGATCTCCAAATGGCAACGCCCAGCCCAAGTCAGTGTCTGGTGACCTTGATGAGGAATACGCACCCTTTCGCAATGAAGCCGGGTCAATAAAACGGAGTAACGATTCTGTAAATAAGGGATCAGTCAAAGTGACTGATGAAGTtctggatgatgtaaccatgcCGTCGTCTGGAGAAGCAGCAACTTCATCCCACCGGCATGTGACACTACCCAGCGGGGACTTACGCGAAGTGTCGGCTCGGGAGCAAATAGGTGATGAATCGGCTCCTACCTTTGCAAGTTCAGATCACAGAAATACTAACAGTCAGAGACGATCAATGCCTTCAAGCAACATTTTTGATGAATCAGCCCCCACATTTGACAGTACCGGTCGTGGAACAGCATACAGTCAGAGGCAATCCATGCCATCTCAAAACATAATCGATGAATCAGCACCCACATTTGAGAGTACTGGTCGTGGAACTGCGTACAGTCAAAGGCAATCTTTACCTGCAAATACTCAGAGGAAATCCATGGCTTCAGCAAACATATGGGATGAATCGGAACCTACTTTCGAAAGAACCAGTCCTGGAACTGCACATACACAGAGGAAAACCTTGCCTTCAGGTACTCATCGACGATCTAGGCCTTCACAAAACATATGCCATGAATCCTGTCCTAAATTCAACTGTTCCGGCGATGAACCTGTACCTACTCAGTTTCAAACCATGCCTTCCCAAAATATAAACGATGAATCAGAACCAACATTTGAGGGAACCGGTCGTGGAACTGCATACAGTCAGAGGCAATCCATGCCATCTCAAAACATATTTGATGAATCAGCACCCACATTTGAGAGCACCGGTCGTGGAACTGCGTACACTCAAAG GCAATCTTTACCTGCACAAACTCAGAGAAAATCCATGCCTTCAGCAAACATATGGGATGAATCGGAACCTACTTTCGAAAGTTCCAGTCCTGGAACTGCACTCAGACAGAGAAAAACCTTGCCTTCACGTACTCAGAGACAATCGATGCCTTTAGAAAATATATGCGCTGAAACCTGTCCTAATTTCAACTGTTCCGTTGTTGAACCTTCTACTATTCAGTGGCAAGCCATGCCTTCCCAAAACATAAACGATGAATCAGCACCCACATTTGAGAGTACGGGTCGTGGAACTGGATACAGTCAGAGGCAATCCATGGGTCCAGCAGCTCAGACAAGATCCATGGCTTCTGAAAACATAAACGATGAATCGGAACCCACATTTGATAGTACAGGTCGTGGAACTGAATATAGTCAGGGGAAATCAATGGGGCCAGCAGCTCAGACCAGATCTATGCCTTCTGAAAACATAAACGATGAATCGGAGCCCACATTTGACAGTACGGGTCGTGGAACTGCGTACAGTCAGAGGCAACCCATGGGTGAATCAACTCAGAGGCAATCCTCGCTTTCGAAAAACCTAAACGATGAATCGGCACCGACATTTGAGAGTACTGGTCCTGAAACTGCAGACAGTCAAAGACAAACTATGCCTTCTCAAAACATAAACGATGAATCAGCACCCACATTTGAGAGTACCGGCCGTGGAACTGGGCACAGTCAGAGGCAACCCATTGCTGAATCAACTCAGAGGCAATCCTCGCTGTCAAAAAACCTAAACGATGAATCGGAACCAACATTTGAGAGTACCGGTCCTGAAACTGCAGACAGCCAAAGACAAACAATGCCTTCTGAAAACATAAACGATGAATCGGAACCCACATTTGATACTACAGGTCGTGGAACTGCGTACAGTCAGAGGCAACCCATGGGTGAATCAACTCAGAGGCAATCCTCGCTGTCAAAAAACCTAAACGATGAATCGGCACCGCCATTTGAGAGTACTGGTCCTGAAACTGCAGACAGTCAAAGACAAACTATGCCTTCTCAAAACATAAACGATGAATCAGCACCCACATTTGAGAGTACCGGCCGTGGAACTACGTACAGTCAGAGGCAACCCATGGGTGAATCAACTCAGAGGCAATCCTCGCTTTCGAAAAACCTAAACGATGAATCTGCACCGACATTTGAGAGTACTGGTCCTGAAACTGCAGACAGTCAAAGACAAACTATGCCTTCTCACAACATAAACGATGAATCGGAACCCACATTTGATAGTACGGGTCCTGTAACTGAATACAGTCAGAGGCAATCAATGGGGCCAGCAGCTCAGACGAGATCCATGCCTTCTGAAAACATAAACAATGAATCTGCACCCACATTTGAGGGTACCGGTCCTGGAACTGAATATAGTCAGGGGAAATCCATGCCCTCAGCAAATATATGGGATGAATCGGCACCTAATTTCGAAAGTTCCAGTCCTGGAAGTGCACTCGGTCAGAGGAAAACCTTGCCTTCAAGTACTCAGAGACAATCGAAGCCTTCAGACAATACATGCGCTGAATCCTGTCCGAATGTCAACTGTTCCGTTGTTGAACCTTCAACTATTCAGTGGCAGGCCATGCCTTCCCAAAACATAAACGATGAATCGGCTCCAACATTTGAAAGTACGGGACCTGAAACTGCAGACAGTCAAAGACGAGCTATGCCTTCTCAAAATATAAACGATGTATCACAACCCACATTTGAGAGTACCGGTCGTGGAACTGAATACAGTCAGAGGAAATCCATGCCTTCTCAAAACATAAACGATGAATCAGCACCCACATTTGAGAGTACCGGTCGTGGAACTGGGCACAGTCAGAGGCAACCCATTGCTGAATCAACTCAGAGACAATCCACGCTTTCGAAAAACCTAAACAATGAATCGGAACCGACATATGAGAGTACCGGTCCTGAAACTGCGGACAGTCAAAGACAATCTATGCCTTCTGAAAACATAAACGATGAGTCAGCACCCACATTTGAAAGTACCGGTCGTGGAACTGAATACAGTCAGAGGAAATCCATAGcttcagaaaaaaaaaaacgccaaAATATAAACGATGAATCTGCACCCACTTTTGAGAGTACCGTTCCTGGAACTGAGCACAGTCAGAGACAATCCATGGCTGCAGCAGTTCAGAAGAGATCCATGCCTTCTGAAAACATGAACGCTGAATCGGAACCAATATTTGAGAGTACCGGTCCTGAAAGTGCAAAAAGTCAAGGCCAATCCACGTCTTCTGAAAACATAAATGATGAATCTGCACCCTCATTTGAGAGTACTGGTCGTGGCGCTGAGCACAGTCAGAGGCAATCCATGCCGTCCCAAAATATAGACGATGAATCAGCACCCACATTTGAGATAACCGGTCCTGGAACCGAATATAGTCCGGGGCCATCCATGCCTTCTCAAAACATTAACGATGAATCAGCACCCACATTTGACAGTACCGGCCGTGGAACTGAATACAGTCAGAGGCAACCCATGAGTGAATCAACTCAGAGGCAATCCTCGCTTTCGAAAAACCTAAACGATGAATCTGCACCGACATTTGAGAGTACTGGTCCTGAAACTGCAGACAGTCAAAGACGTTTGCCTTCTCACAACATAAACGATGAATCGGAACCCACATTTGATAGTACGGGTCCTGTAACTGAATACAGTCAGAGGCAATCAATGGGGCCAGCAGCTCAGACGAGATCCATGCCTTCTGAAAACATAAACAATGAATCTGCACCCACATTTGAGGGTACCGGTCCTGGAACTGAATATAGTCAGGGGAAATCCATGCCCTCAGCAAATATATGGGATGAATCGGCACCTAATTTCGAAAGTTCCAGTCCTGGAAGTGCACTCGGTCAGAGGAAAACCTTGCCTTCAAGTACTCAGAAACAATCGAAGCCTTCAGACAATACATGCGCTGAATCCTGTCCGAATGTCAACTGTTCCGTTGTTGAACCTTCAACTATTCAGTGGCAGGCCATGCCTTCCCAAAACATAAACGATGAATCGGCTCCAACATTTGAGAGTACCGGTCCTGAAACTGCAGGCAGTCAAAGACAAGCTATGCCTTCTCAAAACATACACGATGTATCAGCACCCACATTTGAGAGTACCGGCCGTGGAACTGAATACAGTCAGAGGCAACCCATGGCTGAATCAACTCAGAGGCAAGCCACGCCTTCGCAAAACCTAAACGATGAATCGGAACCGACATTTGAGAGTACTGGTCCTGAAACTGCAGACAGTCAAAGACAAGCTATGCCTTCTCAAAACATAAACGATGAATCAGCACCCACATTTGAGAGTACCGGCCGTGGAACTGAATACAGTCAGAGGCAACCCATGGCTGAATCAACTCATAGGCAAGCCACGCCTTCGCAAAACCTAAACGATGAATCGGAACCAGCATTTGAGAGTACCGGTCTTGAAACTGCAGGCAGTCAAAGACAAGCTATGCCATCTCAAAACATAAACGATGAATCAGCACCCACATTTGAGAGTACCGGCAGTACCGGAACTGAATACAGTCAGAGGCAACCCATGGCTGAATCAACTCAGAGGCAAGCCACGCCTTCGCAAAACCTAAACGATGAATCGGAACCAGCATTTGAGAGTACCGGTCCTGAAACTGCAGGCAGTCAAAGACAAGCTATGCCTTCTCAAAACATAAACGATGAATCAGCACCCACATTTGAGAGTACCGGCAGTACCGGAACTGAATACAGTCAGAGGCAACCCATGGCTGAATCAACTCAGAGGCAAGCCACGCCTTCGCAAAACCTAAACGATGAATCGGAACCGACATTTGAGAGTACTGGTCCTGAAACTGCAGACAGTCAAAGACAAGCTATGCCTTCTCAAAACATAAACGATGAATCAGCACCCACATTTGAGAGTACCGGCCGTGGAACTGAATACAGTCAGAGGCAACCCATGGCTGAATCAACTCAGAGGCAAGCCACGCCTTCCCAATACCTAAACGATGAATCGGAACCGACATTTGAGAGTACTGGTCCTGAAACTGCAGACAGTCAAAGACAAGCTATGCCTTCTCAAAACATAAACGATGAATCAGCACCCACATTTGAGAGTACCGGCCGTGGAACTGAATACAGTCAGAGGCAACCCATGGCTGAATCAACTCAGAGGCAAGACATGCCTTCGCAAAACTTAAACGATGAATCGGAACCGACATTTGAGAGTACTGGTCCTGAAACTGCAGACAGTCAAAGACAAGCTATGCCTTCTCAAAACATAAACGATGAATCAGCACCCACATTTGAGAGTACCGGCCGTGGAACTGAATACAGTCAGAGGCAACCCATGGCTGAATCAACTCAGAGGCAAGCCACGCCTTCCCAATACCTAAACGATGAATCGGAACCGACATTTGAGAGTACTGGTCCTGAAACTGCAGACAGTCAAAGACAAGCTATGCCTTCTCAAAACATAAACGATGAATCAGCACCCAC ATTTGAGAGTATCGGTGAGACGAATGAGAAAATAGAAATGGACGACGAGTGGATGTCAGAATATGATGAAGTGGGAGGCGTCAAAAGAAGAAAGATCTCCAGAGGACAACAGGTGTCGATGCCATCGCAAAATATCCCGGTTCCACGGTTCATGCCCTCGGGTGGTGAAGTTTCCGGAGCAGCTAGAAGCACCGCGAGACCGGAGGGTACCATGCCGTCGCGAAACCCTTTTGTGCTTCAGATGACCAATGAGTGTGTGGCGAATGAAACTATCCAACCTTTGCCGTATGTGTCGGAACAGCCTCCGTTAGTCGCCTATCAGCAAACCGAGCAGCGCGGTAGACCGGTGCCACAGCGTGTCTCATATGCGTCTTTTTCCACGGGACTTCTGGGTAATGTAAATACGCTATCTCATCCCTCCGATACCGGAGGTAATCAATCGTGTATGTGTGATGGAAAGCGAGAGCATTCACTGGGTCAGACCTGGACAGACAGGATGGACCGCTCGACAACCAATAAAATAGATGATGTCAGTATGAAAGCCTTCAACAACCTTTCTGTCACGCCGCACCACCTATTGCAAATGCCCAAGACGTGTTTGGATATAGCCACCGAGACGCCACTCCAGCGGAGAAGTCAGTCGCTAGAGTACACACCTTCGGAGAATGACAGCGAATCGGATTTCCTTACATGCAAAAGCTCTACTGACTTGCGACAGGAGGACAAAGGCGCTATTCCCTGTGGTATATGCGAGAGAGTGTCCTCAGACCGCTACTTCCAGTCGATGGATGTTGGTCCCCATGGCCAAGTGGTGCAAGGGGTAACCGTAACGACATCAATGTCCATAATTTCGGGGACGCGATTAAATCAGGACCAGAGAATGCGTGCTGAGGTTGAAATGCCGAACTCAATGACGAACTATGATTCAATTGATCAGGTCATGCAGTCAACCGGCCACAAAAGCACTGGAACAACAACACAGAACAGCTGTTCCATGGAACATCAAAATCAGAACCAAAAGATGAGTGCTGAGGATGAAATGCTACAGAGTGGACGCAAGAATGGATATTCCAACCGAAGCATCAACGGATTCGACTCAATGATCAACTACGTTTCGTTCGATCAGGTCATGCAGTCAACCGGCCACCAGAGCGCCGGAACACCTACACAGAACAATTGTTCAATGGAACAGCAAAACTATCAGCCGAATCAGCCCTGTCCTGGTTGTCCCACTGGAGCTTCCCACGCCATGCAGATCCAGAGAGCATGGGAACAGGGTTTTACCATTTGTGGAAGCAGGCTTGTCACATCacccatcaccatcaccaatTACCATAGCACTGGAACAACAACGCAAAACGACCATTCCCTGAAGAAAAGAGACTTTAACCCCACTGGATTTGCAGCCGAATGCGACCAAACCAGCTATAACTCCGTGCAGGCGTGCACCTGCCTGCAGTCTCAAGGCGGGGGTTCGGCCTTTCCCGTCGAACTCCCTTTCGGTTGTTCGCCGGATTCGGAGTCCGAGTTCGATTCGGAGACGGAATGCAATGCCGACGGCTTCACCGCCAGATCGTCTAGTCCAGATGAAGTAGAAGCCGGACCCCATTACGACGACTATAAAGACGTAGAGGAGTGCAATGATGACGACAACGATGACAGATCGCCCGGAGCCTACCTAAACCCTTCAAAAGCCGTACTGAACTCTGGTGccaacaactgcaactgtCCACTGAAGTCAGAGGATGACTCCAACGCCAGACCGTACCGTCCCCTTAGAGGATCGCCTGGACCCTTCTTCTACGCAGTTCAGGACACTGGAATGTGGGGGATTACCAGCGCTTTTCTGCCGGAACCAGCGATCGCCATATCGCCATGTCTCAATGGACCCTGTTCGTTAGATTCGGAGCGCACTGATGACTACCAGTCTGCCCGATCGTCCATTTCCAATGAAGAAGATCGTGGACCCTATCGGCCGCCCTGCTGGGTATATCCCTCACCGATTCGGATGCTTTTTGATGGATTGGTTCGACTTGGGGAATCTCtttaa